In one Sulfitobacter sp. LCG007 genomic region, the following are encoded:
- the glmS gene encoding glutamine--fructose-6-phosphate transaminase (isomerizing) — protein sequence MCGIVGVLGNHEVAPILVEALRRLEYRGYDSAGIATVNDGILDRRRAVGKLVNLSDLLVHEPLTGKSGIGHTRWATHGAPSLLNAHPHQAGPVAVVHNGIIENFRELRAELSAAGFSFATETDTETVALLTQHYMNAGAKPVEAAFMALDRLEGAFALAFLFSGEDDLMVGARKGSPLAVGHGDMEMYLGSDAIALAPLTNRITYLEEGDRVVLTRASATIFDANGDRANREVKTVRIGSTRIDKAGHKHFMAKEIAEQPTVIGEALTNYIGREGTITLPGTGIDFASVDRLTMVACGTAYYACLTAKYWFERIAQLPVDVDVASEFRYREPPIPARSAAIFVSQSGETADTLAALRYCLGKADRILSVVNVAESSIARESDLALPIFAGIEVGVASTKAFTCQLTVLYILALKAAADRGAMDADELADRLSALRHLPSLINDALESEDEMRKAAQRLAEARDVLFLGRGLMYPLALEGALKLKEISYIHAEAYASGELKHGPIALIDKTVPVIVMAPRDSLFDKTVSNMQEVMARKGRVILVSDREGIAEAGDGTFATVQMPSVSEALSPILYAIPAQLLAYHTAVAKGTDVDQPRNLAKSVTVE from the coding sequence ATGTGCGGAATTGTCGGGGTTCTGGGAAATCACGAAGTCGCCCCCATCCTTGTCGAGGCGCTACGGCGGCTGGAGTATCGCGGCTATGACAGCGCGGGTATCGCGACGGTCAACGACGGCATCCTCGACCGGCGGCGGGCGGTCGGCAAACTTGTCAATCTCAGCGATCTTCTGGTGCACGAGCCGCTGACCGGCAAAAGCGGCATCGGCCACACCAGATGGGCGACCCATGGCGCGCCAAGCCTGCTCAACGCCCATCCCCATCAGGCGGGGCCGGTGGCGGTGGTGCATAACGGCATCATCGAGAATTTTCGCGAGCTGCGGGCAGAACTGTCCGCTGCGGGTTTTTCCTTCGCGACCGAAACGGACACCGAGACCGTCGCCCTGCTGACGCAACATTACATGAACGCGGGCGCAAAGCCGGTCGAAGCCGCCTTCATGGCGCTTGACCGGCTGGAAGGCGCCTTCGCGCTGGCGTTCCTGTTCTCGGGCGAGGACGATCTGATGGTCGGGGCGCGCAAGGGGTCTCCGCTCGCTGTCGGTCATGGCGACATGGAAATGTATCTCGGCTCGGACGCGATCGCCCTGGCCCCCCTGACGAACCGGATCACCTATCTCGAGGAGGGCGACCGCGTGGTGCTGACCCGCGCCTCGGCCACCATCTTCGACGCCAACGGCGACCGCGCGAACCGCGAGGTCAAGACCGTCCGCATCGGCTCGACCCGGATCGACAAGGCCGGCCACAAGCACTTCATGGCGAAGGAAATTGCCGAACAGCCCACCGTCATCGGCGAGGCGCTGACCAATTACATCGGACGCGAAGGGACGATCACGCTGCCCGGTACGGGAATCGATTTCGCGTCCGTCGACCGGCTGACAATGGTGGCCTGCGGGACCGCATATTACGCCTGCCTTACCGCCAAATACTGGTTCGAACGCATCGCGCAACTTCCAGTGGACGTGGATGTCGCCTCGGAATTCCGCTACCGCGAACCGCCGATACCCGCCCGAAGCGCCGCCATCTTCGTCTCGCAGTCCGGAGAGACGGCGGACACGCTCGCCGCCCTGCGCTATTGTCTCGGCAAGGCCGACCGCATCCTGTCCGTGGTCAATGTCGCGGAAAGCTCGATCGCGCGCGAAAGCGATCTCGCCCTGCCGATCTTCGCCGGGATCGAGGTCGGAGTGGCCTCGACGAAGGCGTTCACCTGCCAGCTGACCGTTCTCTACATACTCGCCCTCAAGGCCGCCGCCGACCGGGGCGCAATGGATGCGGACGAACTGGCGGATCGGCTTTCCGCTTTGCGCCACCTGCCCTCGCTCATAAACGACGCGCTCGAATCCGAGGACGAGATGCGCAAGGCCGCGCAACGGCTCGCCGAGGCGCGCGATGTGCTTTTCCTGGGTCGCGGGCTGATGTACCCGCTGGCCCTTGAGGGGGCGCTGAAGTTGAAGGAAATCAGCTATATACATGCCGAGGCTTATGCGTCGGGCGAACTCAAGCACGGCCCCATCGCGCTCATCGACAAGACTGTGCCGGTGATCGTCATGGCGCCCCGGGATTCGCTTTTCGACAAGACCGTCAGCAACATGCAGGAGGTCATGGCCCGCAAGGGAAGGGTTATCCTGGTCTCGGATCGCGAAGGGATCGCGGAGGCCGGAGACGGCACGTTCGCGACCGTCCAGATGCCAAGCGTGAGCGAGGCGCTTTCGCCCATCCTGTACGCGATCCCCGCGCAACTGCTCGCCTACCATACCGCCGTGGCAAAGGGGACCGACGTGGACCAGCCGCGAAACCTCGCCAAGTCCGTCACGGTCGAATAG
- the moaA gene encoding GTP 3',8-cyclase MoaA: MNAPLIDPFARAISYLRVSVTDRCDFRCVYCMSEQMTFLPKKELLTLEELDRLCSTFVRLGVEKLRITGGEPLVRRGIMTFFNAMARHLDSGALRELTLTTNGSQLEKYADELYAAGVRRVNVSLDTLDETKFAAITRWGRLPQVLRGIEAAQRAGLRIKLNAVALKGVNEDELPRMTEWCAEHGADLTWIEVMPMGDIGNEDRLDQYWSLKDVRARYGEHYTVTDLAERTGGPARYVRLEETGQKIGFITPLSHNFCESCNRVRITCTGEIYLCLGQEDSADLRAPLREHPADDAPLESAIRAAIALKPKGHDFDYSRQRLDGQMPRHMSHTGG; encoded by the coding sequence ATGAACGCCCCGCTCATCGATCCCTTCGCGCGCGCCATCAGCTATCTGCGGGTGTCGGTCACCGACCGCTGCGATTTCCGCTGCGTCTACTGCATGTCCGAACAGATGACCTTCCTGCCGAAGAAAGAACTGCTGACGCTGGAGGAGCTTGACCGGCTCTGCTCGACCTTCGTGCGGCTGGGGGTCGAGAAACTGCGCATCACCGGCGGCGAACCGCTGGTGCGCCGGGGCATCATGACGTTCTTCAACGCCATGGCACGCCATCTCGACAGCGGCGCGCTCAGGGAACTGACCCTGACCACCAACGGCAGCCAGCTCGAGAAATACGCCGACGAGCTCTATGCCGCGGGCGTGCGACGGGTGAACGTATCGCTGGACACGCTCGACGAGACGAAATTCGCCGCGATCACGCGCTGGGGCCGGCTGCCGCAGGTGCTGCGCGGAATCGAGGCAGCGCAGCGTGCCGGCCTGCGCATCAAGCTCAACGCCGTTGCCCTCAAGGGGGTCAACGAGGACGAACTGCCCCGCATGACAGAATGGTGTGCCGAACACGGGGCGGATCTGACATGGATCGAGGTCATGCCGATGGGTGACATCGGCAACGAGGACAGGCTTGACCAGTATTGGTCGCTGAAGGATGTGCGGGCGCGCTATGGCGAGCATTACACCGTCACCGACCTTGCCGAGCGGACGGGAGGGCCCGCGCGCTATGTCCGGCTTGAGGAGACAGGCCAGAAGATCGGTTTCATCACGCCCCTGTCGCACAATTTCTGCGAAAGCTGCAATCGCGTCCGCATCACATGCACCGGCGAAATCTACCTTTGCCTCGGCCAGGAGGACAGCGCCGATCTTCGCGCGCCGCTTCGGGAACATCCGGCCGACGACGCTCCGCTGGAATCCGCGATCCGCGCTGCCATCGCGCTGAAGCCCAAAGGGCATGACTTCGACTATTCGCGCCAACGCCTTGACGGACAGATGCCGCGTCACATGAGCCACACGGGCGGTTGA
- a CDS encoding 3-deoxy-D-manno-octulosonic acid transferase — MPSPRPTLLYRAYVALSFVLLPFAALMTLRKLRAAGVPVERAHERLGNATEQRPGGPLVWFHAASVGESLSVLALIARMGRARPRARFLITSGTATSARLIAERMPPNTFHQYAPLDGIGPMRRFLDHWRPNAAIFVESEIWPQMLRLTRARGIPMALVNARLSAGSQAGWLGRPKTAAYVFDVFDLILSQNDAMARTMVALGAPPERVERGINLKSLSDALPVRPDVVAEMERALSGRPRWVAASTHAGEERIVLDAHSRLLERWPDLCLILAPRHPQRGDDAAGAAAAAGLSCTRRSLGDAPTAQVYLADTLGELGNWYALTGFAFLGGSLFPIGGHNPFEVAQAEAAVLSGPHVANFAETFDEMEKCGAARITPDADQIAEGAAMWLSDDAALDMARRAAAEFATRRRGQLDEIAERLIRTLKIGEAG, encoded by the coding sequence ATGCCTTCGCCACGTCCGACGCTCCTGTATCGGGCCTATGTGGCCCTGAGCTTCGTGCTGCTGCCATTCGCCGCGCTGATGACACTGCGCAAGCTGCGCGCGGCCGGTGTGCCCGTCGAGCGCGCGCATGAAAGGCTCGGCAACGCCACCGAACAGCGCCCCGGCGGGCCGCTGGTCTGGTTTCACGCGGCCTCCGTCGGGGAAAGCCTGTCGGTATTGGCGCTGATCGCGCGAATGGGGCGCGCGCGCCCCCGAGCACGCTTCCTGATCACTTCCGGCACTGCCACCTCTGCACGGCTGATCGCCGAGCGGATGCCACCGAACACCTTTCACCAATACGCCCCGCTCGACGGCATCGGTCCGATGCGGCGGTTTCTGGATCACTGGCGTCCGAACGCCGCGATCTTCGTGGAAAGCGAGATCTGGCCCCAGATGTTGCGACTGACCCGCGCGCGCGGCATCCCGATGGCGTTGGTCAACGCCCGGCTCAGCGCCGGCTCGCAAGCGGGGTGGCTGGGCAGGCCGAAGACCGCGGCTTATGTCTTCGACGTCTTCGACCTGATCCTGAGCCAGAACGATGCCATGGCCCGGACGATGGTCGCCCTTGGCGCGCCGCCCGAGCGGGTCGAGCGCGGCATCAACCTCAAGTCGCTCTCCGATGCATTGCCGGTGAGGCCCGACGTGGTGGCGGAGATGGAAAGGGCCCTGTCGGGCCGCCCGCGATGGGTCGCGGCCTCGACCCATGCCGGGGAAGAGCGGATCGTTCTCGATGCGCATTCCCGGCTGCTGGAACGCTGGCCCGATCTGTGCCTGATACTTGCCCCGCGCCATCCGCAACGGGGCGACGACGCGGCGGGCGCCGCCGCCGCCGCCGGTCTGAGCTGCACGCGCCGGAGCCTTGGCGACGCTCCCACCGCCCAGGTCTATCTTGCCGATACGCTGGGAGAGCTGGGCAACTGGTACGCCCTCACGGGCTTCGCCTTCCTTGGCGGATCGCTGTTCCCGATCGGGGGGCACAATCCGTTCGAGGTCGCGCAGGCCGAAGCGGCGGTCCTGTCGGGACCGCATGTCGCCAATTTCGCGGAAACCTTCGACGAGATGGAAAAATGCGGTGCGGCACGGATCACGCCTGATGCGGACCAGATCGCCGAAGGGGCGGCCATGTGGCTGTCTGATGACGCCGCACTGGATATGGCCCGGCGCGCGGCAGCGGAATTCGCAACCCGACGCCGGGGTCAGCTCGACGAGATCGCGGAACGCCTGATCCGGACGCTGAAGATCGGAGAGGCCGGATGA
- a CDS encoding glycosyltransferase family 4 protein, translating into MRRVDPATLDVIAPNLKRRYSGVTSTIMRLVPIQAQEIGIATVGPVLPPEVPQIRLRDLITLPRSGPSGPRVWHARRNVEMLAGLALRILLGKRLKLLFTSAAQRRHTGYTRWLIRQMDAVVATSSKSAGYLERDAQVIRHGIDIEGFAPHPDRGALRRELGLDPEATLIGCFGRIRPQKGNDLFVEAMIRLLPDRPDVQAIIMGGVTQPYEAFVNDLKQRIAKAGLTERIRFLPEHRGWTIAPWFQAVDLYVAPQRSEGFGLTPLESMACGTPVVATRAGAFEELVVPGETGLIVDCDDQEALCDAIGEALSDRARLRRWGAAGPPHVAANFRIENEAAALVSLYRRLLAA; encoded by the coding sequence ATGAGACGCGTGGATCCTGCGACGCTTGACGTGATCGCGCCCAACCTGAAGCGGCGCTATTCCGGCGTGACGTCGACGATCATGCGCCTGGTGCCGATCCAGGCGCAGGAAATCGGCATCGCGACCGTGGGTCCCGTATTGCCCCCAGAGGTGCCCCAGATCCGCCTGCGCGACCTGATCACCCTGCCCCGCTCCGGTCCGTCGGGTCCGCGCGTCTGGCACGCGCGCCGCAACGTCGAGATGCTGGCGGGACTGGCCTTGCGCATTCTGCTCGGCAAGCGGCTGAAGCTGCTCTTCACCTCCGCGGCCCAGCGGCGCCACACCGGCTATACCCGCTGGCTGATCCGCCAGATGGATGCCGTCGTGGCGACATCCTCGAAATCGGCCGGCTATCTCGAACGCGACGCGCAGGTGATCCGGCATGGCATCGACATCGAAGGGTTCGCCCCGCATCCCGACCGCGGGGCGCTGCGCCGCGAACTGGGGCTCGACCCCGAGGCCACCCTGATCGGATGCTTCGGCCGCATCCGGCCCCAGAAAGGCAACGACCTCTTCGTAGAGGCGATGATCCGTCTTCTGCCGGACCGCCCGGACGTCCAGGCGATCATCATGGGTGGCGTCACCCAGCCCTACGAGGCGTTCGTGAACGATCTGAAGCAGCGCATCGCGAAGGCCGGCCTGACGGAGCGAATCCGCTTCCTGCCGGAGCACAGGGGCTGGACCATCGCGCCCTGGTTCCAGGCGGTCGACCTCTATGTGGCGCCGCAGCGCTCGGAAGGCTTCGGGCTGACGCCGCTGGAATCGATGGCTTGCGGCACGCCCGTCGTGGCCACGCGCGCGGGCGCCTTCGAAGAACTCGTGGTGCCGGGAGAAACGGGGCTGATCGTCGACTGCGACGATCAGGAGGCCCTTTGCGACGCCATCGGCGAGGCGCTGTCGGACAGGGCAAGGCTGCGTCGCTGGGGCGCTGCCGGGCCGCCCCATGTGGCCGCGAATTTCAGGATCGAGAACGAGGCCGCCGCACTGGTCTCGCTCTACCGGCGGCTGCTCGCGGCGTAA
- a CDS encoding M20 aminoacylase family protein, whose product MPVKNRFAELHDEITAWRRDIHENPEILFETHRTSALVAEKLEAFGCDEVVTGIGRTGVVGVIRGRSDSKGRVIGLRADMDALPINEQTGLDYASKTPDAMHACGHDGHTAMLLGAARYLAETRNFDGTVVVIFQPAEEGGGGGREMCKDGLMDRFGIQEVYGMHNWPGRPTGSFAIRPGPFFAATDLIEIVVEGRGGHAAKPQETIDPTVTASQIVLALQTIASRNADPIDNIVVSITSFQTSSSAFNVIPQRVHLKGTVRTMSNEVRDLAESRVKALAEGIAASFGATAEVDYIRNYPVMVNHDEPTEFAAEVARSVAGSCEEAPLVMGGEDFAFMLEERPGAYILVGNGDTAMVHHPMYNFNDDAIPAGCSWWAEIVEQRMPVA is encoded by the coding sequence ATGCCCGTAAAGAACCGTTTCGCCGAACTCCATGACGAGATCACCGCCTGGCGCCGCGACATCCACGAGAACCCCGAGATCCTCTTCGAGACGCATCGGACCTCCGCGCTGGTGGCAGAGAAGCTGGAAGCTTTCGGCTGCGACGAGGTGGTGACCGGGATCGGCCGGACCGGGGTCGTGGGGGTGATCCGGGGGCGCAGCGACAGCAAGGGGCGCGTGATCGGCTTGCGCGCGGACATGGATGCGCTTCCGATCAACGAACAGACGGGTCTCGACTACGCGTCCAAGACACCCGACGCGATGCACGCATGCGGACATGACGGGCATACCGCAATGCTGCTGGGCGCGGCGCGCTATCTTGCCGAGACGCGCAACTTCGACGGGACGGTCGTGGTGATCTTCCAGCCGGCGGAAGAGGGCGGCGGCGGCGGACGGGAGATGTGCAAGGACGGGCTGATGGACCGCTTCGGCATTCAGGAGGTCTACGGCATGCACAACTGGCCGGGACGTCCGACCGGGAGTTTCGCGATCCGCCCGGGCCCGTTCTTCGCCGCGACGGACCTGATCGAGATCGTCGTCGAGGGGCGGGGCGGGCACGCGGCAAAACCGCAGGAGACCATTGACCCCACAGTGACGGCAAGCCAGATCGTACTGGCGCTGCAGACCATCGCAAGCCGCAACGCGGACCCGATCGACAACATCGTCGTGTCGATCACGTCCTTCCAGACCTCGTCCAGCGCGTTCAACGTCATTCCCCAGCGGGTACATCTGAAGGGCACCGTGCGCACGATGTCCAACGAGGTGCGCGATCTGGCCGAATCCCGAGTAAAGGCACTGGCCGAGGGGATCGCGGCGAGCTTCGGCGCGACGGCCGAGGTCGACTACATCCGCAATTACCCGGTCATGGTGAACCATGACGAGCCGACGGAATTTGCCGCCGAAGTGGCGCGCAGCGTCGCCGGGTCCTGCGAGGAGGCTCCCCTCGTGATGGGCGGAGAGGACTTCGCCTTCATGCTCGAGGAGCGTCCGGGGGCATATATTCTCGTGGGCAACGGCGATACGGCGATGGTCCATCACCCGATGTACAACTTCAACGACGACGCAATTCCGGCCGGCTGCAGCTGGTGGGCGGAGATCGTCGAGCAGCGCATGCCCGTCGCTTGA
- a CDS encoding MarR family winged helix-turn-helix transcriptional regulator, with the protein MDDDKALIEDLLAEAPLGGYLGDAARRVYEQEAAALDNRGQLQPVLTLMWHIYHEPGQPISHYAARMSLDLASIGRYVNSLVADGLIEKVTAENDQRKRMLRLLPAGVDVLIEQRRAYVDYERDVRARLGNREYEKLVASLKIFLQRNVTPR; encoded by the coding sequence TTGGATGATGACAAGGCTTTGATCGAGGATCTTCTGGCGGAAGCCCCGCTGGGCGGCTATCTCGGCGATGCGGCGCGGCGCGTCTATGAACAGGAAGCGGCCGCTCTCGACAATCGCGGCCAGCTGCAGCCGGTGCTGACGCTGATGTGGCACATCTACCATGAGCCGGGCCAGCCGATCTCGCATTACGCGGCCCGGATGTCGCTCGATCTGGCCAGCATCGGGCGCTACGTCAACAGCCTTGTCGCGGACGGTCTGATCGAGAAGGTGACGGCCGAAAACGATCAGCGCAAGCGGATGCTCAGACTGCTTCCCGCCGGCGTCGACGTGCTGATCGAACAGCGCAGGGCCTATGTCGACTATGAACGCGACGTGCGGGCGCGGCTCGGGAATCGCGAATACGAAAAGCTTGTCGCATCGCTGAAGATCTTCCTGCAGCGCAATGTGACGCCGCGCTGA
- a CDS encoding NAD(P)/FAD-dependent oxidoreductase, which translates to MTPFPISEASPVVFDAALPKAADVVVIGGGVIGTCTALYLARAGLRVVLLEKGRIAGEQSSRNWGWIRQQGRDADELPIMVEANRLWKELAGQTNVDIGLVQGGVTYLAATEKDLAKYEEWLPIARASAIDTRLLTGRETAALVPGMSRRYAGALHTASDMRAEPWLAVPALAAIAVREGVTVIENCAARSLDVAAGRVAGVVTEKGRVAASEVVLAGGAWSALFLRNHGVSLPQLSVRSTVASTSPVAMEYNGCAVDDDIAFRPRTDGGLTLAAGGFHELFIGPDAFRSFRQYIAQLRADPLGTRFLPAAPRGYPDAWGTPRRWSGDETSPFEVQRVLNPAPNRGKIAAIRARFARLFPQAPAIEIRTAWAGMIDTMPDVVPVVDRVAALPGLTIGTGMSGHGFGIGPGMGRVLAWIVRGDAPGHDLSRFRLARFTDGSPLRLGPLL; encoded by the coding sequence ATGACCCCGTTCCCGATTTCGGAAGCCTCGCCCGTCGTCTTCGATGCGGCCCTCCCCAAAGCGGCAGATGTCGTCGTCATCGGAGGCGGCGTGATCGGCACCTGCACCGCGCTGTATCTGGCCCGCGCCGGCCTGCGTGTGGTGCTGCTCGAGAAAGGGCGAATCGCAGGCGAGCAATCGAGCCGGAACTGGGGATGGATACGCCAGCAGGGCAGGGATGCCGACGAACTGCCGATCATGGTCGAGGCCAACCGGCTCTGGAAGGAGCTGGCGGGGCAGACGAATGTCGATATCGGGCTCGTACAGGGCGGGGTGACCTATCTGGCGGCCACCGAGAAGGACCTGGCGAAATACGAGGAATGGCTGCCGATCGCGCGCGCCAGCGCGATCGATACGCGTCTGCTGACCGGGCGCGAGACGGCTGCGCTGGTGCCCGGCATGTCGCGGCGCTACGCTGGAGCGCTGCATACCGCTTCGGACATGCGTGCCGAACCCTGGCTCGCGGTCCCGGCCCTGGCGGCCATCGCGGTGCGTGAAGGCGTCACGGTGATCGAGAACTGCGCGGCGCGAAGCCTCGATGTGGCGGCGGGCAGGGTCGCGGGTGTCGTGACGGAAAAGGGCCGCGTGGCGGCGTCCGAGGTGGTTCTCGCCGGCGGCGCGTGGAGCGCGCTGTTCCTGCGCAATCATGGCGTTTCGCTGCCGCAACTCTCGGTCCGCTCGACCGTGGCCTCTACCTCGCCTGTGGCGATGGAGTACAATGGCTGCGCAGTCGACGACGACATCGCCTTCCGGCCGCGCACCGACGGCGGGCTGACGCTTGCCGCCGGCGGCTTTCACGAACTCTTCATCGGGCCGGATGCCTTCCGCTCGTTCCGGCAGTACATTGCCCAACTCCGCGCCGACCCGCTCGGGACGCGGTTCCTGCCGGCTGCGCCGAGGGGCTATCCGGACGCATGGGGCACGCCGCGGCGCTGGTCCGGCGATGAAACCTCGCCTTTTGAAGTCCAGAGGGTGCTGAATCCGGCGCCCAACCGCGGCAAGATCGCCGCCATCCGCGCGCGTTTCGCGCGGCTCTTTCCTCAGGCACCCGCCATCGAGATCCGCACCGCCTGGGCGGGAATGATCGATACCATGCCCGACGTGGTCCCCGTGGTCGACAGGGTCGCTGCGCTGCCCGGCCTGACGATCGGCACCGGGATGAGCGGGCACGGTTTCGGCATCGGTCCGGGCATGGGCCGGGTTCTGGCGTGGATTGTGCGCGGCGATGCGCCGGGCCACGATCTGTCCCGTTTCCGCCTTGCGCGCTTCACGGACGGCTCGCCTTTGCGGCTGGGGCCTCTGCTTTAG
- the argE gene encoding acetylornithine deacetylase — translation MADVLSPLELMQRLVAFPTVSRDTNLPLIDWVADYLGTQGIEAHRWVDPDQPHKAALFAHVGPWEAGAVVLSGHTDVVPVDGQAWDSDPWEVIEKDGRYYGRGTCDMKGFDALAIWALVEAHRSGIARPLQIALSFDEEIGCTGAPPLIEAMASVVPKGDAVIVGEPSMLKPVTGHKGGIGFNTHVVGFEVHSSLLDRGVNAIMYGAKLIDWANDVNAANRAQKPGEIAALFDPPYTTAHVGMIEGGTAHNITARDCRFALDFRVVAGEDKQVWERAYLDKVAEVQALMQAVVPETRIEITPRFAVPALRPEEEGAAEGLVRAITGGNAREVVSYGTEAGHFQDAGYSAVVCGPGSIAQAHQPNEYIEVAQFEAGHAFMRDLVARLAG, via the coding sequence ATGGCCGACGTCCTGTCTCCCCTTGAGCTCATGCAACGGCTGGTCGCCTTTCCGACGGTCAGCCGCGACACCAACCTGCCGCTGATCGACTGGGTGGCCGACTATCTCGGCACGCAAGGTATCGAGGCCCATCGCTGGGTCGATCCCGACCAGCCGCACAAGGCCGCGCTCTTCGCTCATGTCGGCCCGTGGGAAGCGGGCGCAGTGGTTCTCTCGGGGCATACCGACGTGGTGCCGGTCGATGGCCAGGCCTGGGACAGCGATCCCTGGGAGGTGATCGAGAAGGACGGGCGCTATTACGGGCGCGGCACCTGCGACATGAAGGGGTTCGACGCGCTGGCGATCTGGGCCCTGGTCGAAGCCCACCGGAGCGGCATCGCCCGCCCGCTTCAGATCGCGCTGAGTTTCGACGAGGAAATCGGCTGCACCGGCGCGCCGCCGCTGATCGAGGCGATGGCGTCGGTCGTGCCCAAGGGCGATGCCGTCATCGTGGGCGAACCGTCGATGTTGAAGCCGGTCACCGGCCACAAGGGCGGAATCGGTTTCAACACCCATGTGGTGGGTTTCGAGGTGCATTCGTCCCTGCTTGATCGTGGGGTGAACGCGATCATGTACGGCGCCAAGCTGATCGACTGGGCCAATGACGTGAACGCGGCCAACAGGGCGCAGAAACCCGGTGAGATCGCGGCGCTGTTCGATCCGCCCTACACCACGGCCCATGTGGGCATGATCGAGGGCGGCACGGCGCATAACATTACCGCCAGGGACTGCCGCTTCGCCCTCGATTTCCGTGTGGTGGCGGGCGAGGACAAGCAGGTATGGGAGCGGGCCTATCTAGACAAGGTGGCCGAGGTGCAGGCGCTGATGCAGGCCGTTGTGCCCGAGACGCGCATCGAGATCACGCCGCGCTTTGCCGTCCCCGCGCTGCGACCGGAAGAGGAGGGCGCCGCAGAAGGGCTCGTTCGCGCGATAACCGGCGGAAACGCCCGCGAGGTGGTCAGCTATGGCACCGAGGCCGGGCATTTCCAGGACGCCGGTTATTCCGCGGTGGTCTGCGGCCCCGGGTCGATTGCGCAGGCGCATCAGCCCAATGAGTATATCGAGGTGGCCCAGTTCGAGGCGGGTCACGCCTTCATGCGCGATCTCGTCGCGCGGCTTGCAGGCTGA